The proteins below are encoded in one region of Paramisgurnus dabryanus chromosome 2, PD_genome_1.1, whole genome shotgun sequence:
- the ccnb3 gene encoding G2/mitotic-specific cyclin-B3 yields MPFSRGKKLTTSKIPKLHTKGLENQDGPQTKRSSSSPQGAPKKRTAFVDITNAHKIELSNPIKKKGPIKKLQKKASVLVKNDANLKKQAVVNSEEKLEIVESHAKIEEQPCTKPLLPAHLQPPQIPPEFDIDSEHVSDATHSPEYAKEIFDYLKSREDKFVLHDYMAHQPNLNTSMRAILIDWLVEVQENFELNHETLYLAVKMTDHYLAVSQVKREALQLIGSTAMLIASKFEERAPPCVDDFLYICDDAYKRSQLIAMEICMLQALNFDINIPVPYRFLRRFAKCVNAGMDTLTLVRFICELSLLDMQFVPVRASLLASACLLIALVTKDLGGWTPCLQFHSGYTVEDLAPVVRKLHHMLSSPPDSKLAIIRSKYAHKVFFEVALIPTVSLEKLEGFLK; encoded by the exons ATGCCTTTTTCAAGAGGAAAGAAACTCACCACTAGCAAAATCCCCAAACTTCACACCAAAGGATTGGAGAACCAG GATGGCCCCCAAACCAAGCGCTCGTCCTCTTCTCCTCAAGGGGCCCCTAAGAAAAGGACGGCATTTGTGGACATTACCAAT GCACACAAGATTGAGCTAAGTAACCCCATCAAGAAGAAAGGTCCCATCAAGAAGTTGCAGAAGAAGGCTTCAGTGCTGGTTAAGAATGACGCCAACCTAAAAAA ACAAGCTGTAGTGAATTCAGAGGAAAAGTTGGAGATTGTAGAGTCACATGCTAAGATAGAAGAACAACCTTGTACCAAACCTTTACTCCCCGCACATCTTCAGCCTCCACAG ATCCCTCCAGAGTTTGACATTGATTCTGAGCACGTAAGCGATGCCACACATTCACCAGAATATGCCAAGGAGATCTTTGACTATCTCAAGAGTAGAGAG gATAAGTTTGTGTTGCATGATTACATGGCTCATCAGCCAAACCTGAACACCAGTATGAGAGCCATTCTGATAGACTGGCTGGTTGAAGTTCAG GAGAATTTTGAGTTGAATCATGAGACTCTGTATCTAGCTGTGAAAATGACGGATCATTATCTGGCCGTGAGCCAGGTCAAACGCGAGGCTTTACAGCTCATTGGTTCGACTGCCATGCTCATTGCTTCTAAATTTGAG GAACGGGCTCCACCTTGCGTGGATGATTTCCTATATATTTGCGACGATGCCTACAAGCGTTCCCAGCTCATCGCCATGGAGATCTGCATGCTACAGGCTCTGAACTTTGACATCAATATTCCTGTTCCTTATCGTTTCCTCCGGCGTTTCGCCAAG TGTGTAAACGCGGGTATGGATACGCTGACCCTGGTTCGGTTTATCTGCGAGCTGAGTTTACTGGATATGCAGTTCGTTCCCGTGAGAGCATCTCTGCTCGCCTCCGCCTGTCTGCTTATCGCTCTGGTAACCAAAGACCTAGGAGGATGG ACACCATGTCTACAATTCCACTCTGGATATACCGTGGAGGATCTTGCACCTGTGGTCCGAAAACTCCACCACATGCTCAGCAGCCCGCCGGACAGTAAACTTGCTATCATTAGGAGCAAGTATGCACACAA GGTTTTCTTTGAAGTTGCATTAATCCCAACAGTGAGTCTGGAGAAGCTGGAAGGATTTTTAAAGTGA